The proteins below come from a single Bacillota bacterium genomic window:
- the cobT gene encoding nicotinate-nucleotide--dimethylbenzimidazole phosphoribosyltransferase: MDVLRQTINRIGPLDRAAMGAARERQDDLTKPRGSLGRLEDLGVLVSGITGRVNTRLDRKTVFVLAADHGVVEEGTSLYPQEVTTQMMLNFERGGAGINVLARQVGARVVVVDVGTKADAGVLGCLISKKIAAGSKNMAVEPAMSRAEAEASVQTGIEILEAELSRGVDIAATGDMGIGNTTPSSAICAVLTGKPVEEVTGRGTGLDDAGLARKCAVIRKALAVSRPDPADPLDVLAKVGGFEIGALAGVVLAAAAHRIPLVIDGFVSGAAALIAVGLAPRVRDYLIAGHLSAEPGHLALLRHLGLEPLLCLGMRLGEGTGACLGMSLVAAAAAIQAEMATFQDAGVSRARDDLN; the protein is encoded by the coding sequence TTGGATGTTTTAAGACAAACAATAAACCGCATCGGTCCTTTGGACCGGGCCGCGATGGGCGCTGCGCGGGAGAGACAGGATGATTTGACCAAGCCCCGCGGCAGTCTGGGGCGCCTGGAAGACCTGGGGGTGCTGGTTTCCGGCATTACGGGACGGGTCAATACGCGGCTGGACCGGAAGACGGTCTTCGTGCTCGCCGCCGACCACGGTGTGGTGGAGGAGGGAACCAGTCTTTACCCGCAAGAGGTGACCACCCAGATGATGCTCAACTTCGAGCGCGGGGGGGCCGGCATTAACGTCCTGGCCCGGCAGGTCGGCGCCCGGGTGGTGGTGGTGGACGTGGGCACCAAGGCGGACGCTGGTGTATTGGGCTGCCTCATTTCGAAAAAGATCGCCGCCGGCAGCAAAAATATGGCCGTTGAACCGGCGATGAGCCGTGCAGAAGCCGAAGCGTCGGTGCAAACCGGAATCGAGATTTTGGAAGCGGAACTGTCTCGGGGCGTGGATATTGCCGCCACCGGGGACATGGGTATCGGCAACACCACGCCGAGCAGCGCTATTTGCGCGGTGCTGACGGGAAAACCGGTGGAGGAGGTAACCGGTAGGGGTACCGGTCTTGACGATGCCGGGTTGGCCAGGAAGTGTGCGGTGATCCGGAAGGCGTTGGCGGTCTCAAGACCCGATCCGGCCGATCCTCTGGACGTACTTGCCAAAGTCGGCGGATTCGAAATCGGAGCGCTGGCCGGTGTCGTCCTGGCGGCCGCCGCCCACCGGATTCCGCTTGTCATCGACGGTTTTGTGTCCGGGGCGGCGGCTTTGATCGCCGTAGGTTTGGCCCCCCGGGTGCGGGACTATCTGATTGCCGGCCACCTTTCCGCCGAGCCCGGACACCTCGCACTCCTCCGGCATCTGGGACTGGAGCCCTTGCTTTGCCTTGGGATGAGGCTGGGGGAAGGTACCGGGGCTTGCCTGGGAATGTCCCTGGTGGCCGCGGCGGCGGCAATCCAGGCGGAGATGGCCACGTTCCAGGATGCCGGTGTTTCCCGGGCAAGGGACGACTTGAATTGA
- a CDS encoding cobalamin biosynthesis protein — translation MGLIEAGVLAVALFIDLVVGEPPRRFHPVVWMGGLIALGERIAPNGAGGRLLAGFLIVAVTASLFAGAVTLILNWAKAFFGVWCYLAVAGLCLKPAFALRELLNAARLVREHLAGSRTEEARAALRALVSRDTGNLGDADMYAATIQSLAENINDSFVAPTFYFLLAGVPGAFVYRAVNTADAMLGYRGGRYEYLGKFAARADDILNLVPARLTGLLIVMAAPLGGFFAGGAWRSMWRDHRLTPGPNGGWPMSAMAGALQVRLCKPGVYSLGAGGKVPDASLVNAALQVTRAAAFLWIGILGAAAVIGMLKYVIREGQDFWMF, via the coding sequence ATGGGGCTGATTGAGGCAGGTGTGTTGGCGGTGGCCCTGTTCATCGACCTTGTCGTGGGTGAACCGCCGCGGCGGTTTCATCCCGTGGTTTGGATGGGCGGGCTGATAGCGTTGGGGGAGCGGATCGCTCCGAACGGGGCCGGGGGTCGGTTGTTGGCCGGGTTCCTCATCGTCGCGGTGACCGCGTCACTGTTTGCTGGCGCTGTGACCCTGATACTGAATTGGGCGAAAGCCTTTTTCGGTGTCTGGTGTTACCTGGCGGTTGCCGGGCTTTGCCTTAAACCGGCGTTTGCCCTGCGGGAACTGCTTAATGCCGCCCGGCTGGTGCGCGAACACCTGGCCGGTTCGCGAACGGAGGAAGCACGGGCCGCCTTGCGGGCGTTGGTGAGCCGGGACACCGGGAATCTTGGTGATGCCGACATGTATGCCGCCACCATCCAGTCGCTGGCGGAGAACATCAACGATAGTTTCGTGGCCCCGACCTTCTACTTCCTGCTGGCCGGCGTGCCGGGCGCCTTTGTCTACCGCGCGGTCAACACGGCCGACGCCATGCTCGGTTACCGTGGCGGCCGGTATGAGTATCTGGGGAAATTTGCGGCCCGGGCGGATGATATCCTGAACCTTGTTCCGGCCCGGCTGACCGGCCTTCTAATAGTTATGGCGGCGCCGCTCGGGGGTTTTTTCGCGGGGGGGGCTTGGCGGAGCATGTGGCGCGACCACCGGCTTACGCCCGGTCCCAATGGGGGCTGGCCGATGAGCGCTATGGCCGGGGCGCTTCAGGTAAGACTGTGCAAGCCGGGTGTTTATTCCTTGGGGGCGGGCGGCAAAGTCCCGGACGCGTCTTTAGTCAATGCGGCGTTGCAGGTGACCAGGGCGGCTGCCTTTCTCTGGATTGGGATTTTAGGCGCCGCGGCTGTGATTGGAATGTTAAAATACGTTATCCGGGAGGGGCAAGACTTTTGGATGTTTTAA
- a CDS encoding cobyric acid synthase, translating into MKARALMVQGTASHVGKSVLCTALCRIFRDDGFRTAPFKAQNMSLNAYVTAEGGEIARAQGVQAEAAGIEATAEMNPILLKPKGGALAEAVIRGKSWKDISAATYWMQEQPGLWQAVVESLARLQESFEVLVIEGAGSPAEINLRGRDLTNMAVAALADAPVVLVADIDRGGVFASLVGTCELLTDQERLRIKGFVINKFRGDVRILTPGLDFLEARTGCPVLGVLPYLEDLGIEAEDSVGLGGEREKPDADLDLAVLRLPQISNFSDFEPFLLEPDVAVRYVRHPAALGRPDVLFIPGTKNTMRDLAHLYASGWAETIKRFAEGGGLVVGICGGYQMLGHELHDPLGCEDGIRRLPGLGLLDVTTVFRANKTTRRVAGYTLPVPGPLGAVHREQVTGYEIHFGETWQVAGDPPTRPADPLTRVPPGTPNGDSQVPRAVFSVRDGEMEFGEGAVDTAGGVWGSYLHGVFEADGFRRRWLNAVREHHGLAPGRRQAVSFSAAKDDAFDRLAAVVRRHLDLEKVYGWLGLPSPGGMRDGHGAD; encoded by the coding sequence TTGAAGGCTAGGGCGCTGATGGTGCAGGGGACGGCGTCACACGTCGGGAAGAGCGTGCTCTGTACCGCTCTTTGCCGGATTTTCAGGGACGATGGTTTCAGGACGGCGCCTTTTAAAGCGCAAAATATGTCTCTCAACGCTTACGTGACCGCTGAAGGAGGCGAAATCGCGCGGGCACAGGGTGTTCAGGCCGAGGCTGCCGGCATCGAGGCCACGGCGGAGATGAACCCGATTCTGCTCAAACCGAAGGGGGGCGCCCTGGCCGAAGCCGTCATCCGGGGAAAGTCCTGGAAAGATATCAGTGCCGCTACTTACTGGATGCAGGAGCAACCCGGCCTTTGGCAGGCCGTGGTGGAATCGCTGGCCCGCCTGCAAGAGAGTTTCGAGGTTCTGGTGATCGAGGGGGCGGGCAGCCCGGCGGAAATCAATCTCCGCGGCCGGGATCTGACCAACATGGCGGTGGCCGCTCTGGCCGATGCGCCGGTGGTCCTGGTCGCCGATATCGACCGGGGCGGGGTTTTCGCCTCGCTCGTGGGCACGTGCGAACTGCTTACAGACCAAGAACGATTGAGAATCAAGGGTTTTGTGATCAACAAGTTCAGGGGCGACGTCCGGATACTGACTCCCGGCCTCGATTTCTTGGAGGCCCGCACCGGATGCCCCGTTTTGGGAGTGCTCCCTTACCTCGAAGACCTAGGCATCGAAGCAGAGGACTCGGTCGGTCTTGGCGGCGAGCGGGAAAAACCGGACGCCGATCTGGACCTGGCGGTCCTAAGACTGCCCCAGATCTCCAATTTCAGCGATTTCGAGCCCTTTCTCCTGGAGCCTGACGTGGCGGTAAGGTATGTGCGGCATCCGGCGGCGCTTGGACGTCCCGACGTATTGTTCATTCCCGGGACCAAAAACACCATGCGTGATCTCGCCCACCTGTACGCGAGTGGCTGGGCGGAAACGATAAAGAGATTTGCCGAAGGAGGCGGTCTGGTCGTGGGCATTTGCGGGGGCTACCAGATGCTCGGGCACGAACTTCATGACCCGCTGGGGTGCGAGGACGGGATCAGGCGTCTGCCCGGCTTGGGGCTCCTGGATGTGACCACCGTTTTCCGAGCGAACAAAACCACCCGCCGCGTGGCCGGCTACACCCTGCCCGTTCCCGGCCCGTTGGGGGCCGTGCATCGCGAGCAGGTAACCGGCTACGAAATACATTTTGGTGAAACTTGGCAGGTTGCGGGTGACCCGCCGACCCGACCCGCTGACCCGCTAACGCGGGTGCCCCCGGGTACCCCGAACGGGGACTCCCAGGTACCCCGGGCGGTTTTCAGCGTCCGTGACGGTGAAATGGAGTTCGGCGAGGGGGCGGTTGATACCGCCGGCGGGGTCTGGGGCTCCTACCTGCACGGGGTTTTTGAAGCTGACGGATTTCGCCGTCGTTGGTTGAATGCCGTGAGGGAACATCACGGTCTGGCGCCCGGGCGGCGGCAGGCGGTCAGTTTTTCCGCGGCGAAGGATGACGCTTTTGACCGTCTGGCGGCCGTTGTCCGGCGGCACCTTGACCTGGAGAAAGTGTACGGGTGGCTGGGTCTTCCGTCGCCCGGGGGAATGCGTGACGGTCATGGGGCTGATTGA
- a CDS encoding ABC transporter ATP-binding protein, whose amino-acid sequence MQNIYFAYAGVPVISELSFSVGCGELFAVIGPNGAGKTTLLRLLGGSLAPLSGAITLDGTPVRALNARRRARRMAVVGQETHLDFAFTVEEVVLMGRYPHLPRFGHEGPMDREIARRAMADVGVEHLASRLITTVSGGERQRVLLARALAQEPECLLLDEPVAHLDLNHQIAVMDLLLKLSRAQRITVVGVFHDLNLAGLYADRVLLLVGGRNVALGAAAEVITPELILRAYRGAVMVADHPEAGRPQVMLLPGRAGSVEG is encoded by the coding sequence GTGCAGAATATTTATTTTGCTTACGCCGGCGTGCCGGTGATCAGTGAACTCAGTTTTTCGGTCGGTTGCGGGGAACTGTTCGCGGTTATCGGGCCTAACGGGGCCGGGAAAACGACCCTCTTGCGCCTTCTGGGAGGATCCCTGGCGCCCTTATCCGGTGCGATAACACTGGACGGCACCCCGGTGCGCGCCTTGAATGCCCGCCGCCGTGCCCGGCGGATGGCGGTTGTCGGACAGGAAACGCACTTGGATTTCGCCTTTACGGTGGAAGAAGTGGTGCTCATGGGGCGTTACCCGCACCTCCCCCGATTCGGGCACGAGGGGCCGATGGACCGTGAGATCGCGCGGCGCGCCATGGCCGACGTGGGTGTAGAGCATTTGGCCTCCAGGCTGATCACCACCGTCAGCGGCGGGGAGCGACAGCGCGTGTTGCTGGCGCGGGCTCTGGCCCAGGAGCCGGAATGTCTGCTTCTGGACGAGCCGGTGGCGCATCTGGATCTTAACCATCAAATCGCCGTCATGGATTTGCTGTTGAAATTAAGCCGGGCACAGCGGATCACCGTGGTCGGGGTCTTCCACGATCTCAATCTGGCGGGCCTTTACGCCGACCGGGTGCTGCTGCTGGTCGGGGGCCGTAACGTGGCCCTGGGTGCGGCGGCCGAGGTCATTACGCCGGAACTTATCCTGCGCGCGTACCGGGGTGCGGTGATGGTCGCCGACCATCCCGAAGCCGGCCGCCCGCAGGTAATGCTGTTGCCGGGGAGGGCTGGCAGCGTTGAAGGCTAG
- a CDS encoding iron ABC transporter permease produces the protein MRVSPRVLFVIAGLSLFLALVAGVASGPVPIGVAEVLLAWRAGEAAQTPAALILWEIRLPRVILAALVGSALAVSGAVLQGLLRNPLADPYLLGVSAGASFGATAVIVTGMIGMVWGVSVVPLAALAGALVAVWLVYQLARVNGKLPVFVLILAGVAVGYLLAAGVSLLIFWGQERMHQVIFWLMGGFAGRNWSHVTLCLPYLAVGLGLAFAWARELNLLLGGEETAAQLGVEVERVKLVLIFAAALLTAAAVAVGGLIGFVGLVVPHVVRILAGPDHRVLLPACALAGGAFLVAADVVARTIVAPVEVPLGIITALTGGPFFLYLLWRRKGGLFGQL, from the coding sequence GTGCGTGTATCACCGCGAGTTCTGTTCGTCATTGCCGGTTTGTCACTGTTCCTGGCCCTGGTAGCGGGTGTGGCGAGCGGGCCGGTACCCATCGGCGTGGCCGAGGTTCTTCTGGCTTGGCGTGCGGGCGAGGCGGCCCAGACGCCTGCCGCGCTCATCCTGTGGGAAATCCGGCTGCCGCGCGTGATACTGGCGGCCTTGGTAGGAAGTGCCCTGGCCGTTTCAGGGGCGGTGCTGCAGGGGCTATTGCGCAACCCGCTCGCCGACCCGTACCTGCTTGGTGTTTCGGCGGGGGCGTCGTTCGGCGCCACCGCAGTCATTGTAACCGGCATGATCGGGATGGTCTGGGGCGTCAGCGTGGTACCCCTGGCGGCGTTGGCGGGCGCTTTGGTCGCCGTTTGGCTGGTCTACCAGCTGGCCCGGGTCAACGGCAAATTGCCGGTTTTTGTTCTGATTCTGGCCGGAGTGGCGGTCGGCTATCTGCTGGCGGCCGGGGTGTCGCTGTTGATCTTCTGGGGGCAGGAGCGGATGCACCAGGTCATCTTCTGGCTGATGGGCGGTTTTGCGGGACGCAACTGGAGTCACGTCACCCTTTGCCTCCCTTACCTGGCGGTTGGACTGGGCCTGGCGTTCGCCTGGGCCAGGGAGCTGAACTTATTGTTGGGCGGCGAGGAAACGGCCGCGCAGTTGGGGGTGGAGGTGGAACGGGTCAAGCTGGTGCTCATTTTTGCGGCGGCCCTTCTGACGGCGGCCGCGGTGGCCGTTGGGGGCCTGATCGGCTTCGTGGGACTGGTGGTCCCGCACGTGGTCAGAATTCTGGCCGGCCCGGATCACAGAGTACTGCTTCCGGCTTGTGCTTTGGCGGGCGGCGCTTTTCTGGTTGCGGCCGACGTTGTCGCGCGAACCATCGTCGCTCCCGTGGAGGTTCCCCTCGGCATCATTACGGCGCTCACCGGCGGCCCGTTTTTCCTCTACCTGCTTTGGCGGCGCAAGGGAGGGCTGTTCGGCCAACTATGA
- a CDS encoding cobalamin-binding protein: protein MNRNRPAAAKTLLITAVLLLALLGAGCAGSPTETALEKGFPITVTDDIGCEVTVTASPARIISLAPSNTEMLFALGLGPKIVGVTDFCNYPAEAPAKERVGGFVNPSLEKIIALEPDLVVAADLHRELVPQLNNLKIPVVVLNARSVDGMLNNIILVGRLTGLEMEAERLTGELRARVEAVTGRVSKIAPSKRPRVYYEVWHEPLCTAGPGTFIDDLIGLAGGTNVAADAPVPWPQYSAEVIVRKNPEVMLHAYGHGDAGSQTPAGIARRPGWSSVSFVKSGRVYAMDADMMNRAGPRLVDALEAVARALHPEVFERQE, encoded by the coding sequence ATGAATCGGAACAGGCCGGCAGCGGCCAAGACGCTGCTCATTACCGCAGTTCTGCTTTTGGCCCTGCTTGGCGCCGGTTGCGCCGGCTCGCCGACCGAAACGGCCTTGGAGAAGGGCTTTCCGATCACGGTAACCGATGACATCGGCTGCGAGGTGACGGTCACGGCGTCACCCGCGCGCATCATCTCGCTGGCGCCGAGTAATACGGAGATGCTCTTTGCCCTTGGTCTCGGGCCGAAGATCGTGGGGGTGACCGATTTCTGCAACTACCCAGCCGAAGCCCCGGCGAAGGAACGGGTGGGGGGGTTCGTCAATCCGAGCCTGGAGAAGATTATAGCCCTTGAGCCGGACCTGGTGGTCGCGGCCGACTTGCACCGGGAGCTTGTGCCGCAGTTAAATAACCTAAAAATACCGGTGGTCGTCCTGAACGCGCGGAGCGTGGATGGAATGCTGAACAATATTATCCTGGTGGGTCGGCTGACCGGTCTGGAAATGGAAGCCGAACGCCTGACCGGCGAATTGCGGGCGCGGGTCGAGGCCGTTACCGGACGGGTATCTAAGATCGCCCCTTCAAAACGTCCCCGGGTTTACTATGAGGTCTGGCACGAACCCCTTTGTACCGCCGGCCCGGGAACTTTTATCGATGATCTCATCGGTTTGGCCGGGGGGACCAACGTGGCGGCCGACGCACCTGTGCCCTGGCCACAGTACAGCGCCGAGGTCATTGTACGGAAAAACCCGGAGGTGATGCTGCACGCGTACGGACACGGGGATGCGGGATCGCAAACGCCGGCAGGGATCGCCCGGCGCCCCGGGTGGTCAAGCGTGAGTTTCGTTAAGTCCGGGCGGGTGTATGCCATGGATGCCGACATGATGAACCGGGCCGGTCCGCGCCTGGTTGACGCCCTCGAAGCGGTGGCCCGGGCGTTGCACCCGGAAGTTTTTGAGCGTCAGGAGTAA
- a CDS encoding TIGR04086 family membrane protein: MALPDDRPARQPLNWISMGRGLLIALATAIVLSLVSTVVLYFSNFSEKFMPWIAALIVFTGVFFGAALASARAGNKGLYHGLGVGLGFFLLMWGLGMLLFPGPMTVIGLLEKLLLAGSAGALGGIVGVSFGD; the protein is encoded by the coding sequence ATGGCTTTACCGGACGACCGGCCTGCGCGGCAACCGTTGAACTGGATTTCCATGGGGCGGGGTCTTCTAATCGCGCTGGCCACGGCCATCGTGCTCAGTCTGGTGTCCACCGTGGTGCTTTACTTCTCGAACTTCTCGGAGAAGTTTATGCCCTGGATTGCCGCACTCATCGTTTTCACCGGGGTGTTCTTCGGTGCCGCCCTGGCGAGCGCCCGCGCCGGTAACAAGGGGCTCTACCACGGGCTCGGCGTCGGGCTCGGTTTTTTCCTCCTGATGTGGGGACTGGGGATGCTCCTGTTCCCCGGGCCGATGACCGTGATCGGGTTACTGGAAAAGCTTCTGCTGGCCGGTTCGGCCGGCGCCCTGGGCGGCATCGTGGGCGTGAGCTTCGGCGATTGA
- a CDS encoding aminotransferase class I/II-fold pyridoxal phosphate-dependent enzyme — protein MKTDHGGRYTQNLLDFSVSINPLGPPACVTAVLAQALPFLTRYPSLDAEPARRAIADRLSLDPEEVLVGNGATELISLLVRVLRPGRVWVVEPCYSEYRAAAESCGLPVMRLPYQVVGECFEPAWDLLRPAAGDMVFLGYPNNPTGQFPDRHRLENILATNGVQWVLDESFRAFCDPSGSCSPALPPRAPTTGVIAVRSMTKFFAVPGLRLGYLVGVRETVAKLMAAKDPWSVNGLAEHLAGLLLADESYAERTRRFVSAERERVSSRLAAEGVRVYPAEANFLLGVLPEDKTVKTLNACLKQQGMVVRDASTFAGLTERHFRVGLRTPPENDRLIAALAGFVRSRYK, from the coding sequence ATGAAAACGGACCACGGCGGGCGCTACACTCAAAACCTTTTAGACTTCAGCGTAAGTATCAACCCGCTCGGACCACCGGCCTGTGTCACTGCCGTCCTGGCCCAGGCCTTGCCGTTTTTGACACGCTACCCGTCCCTGGACGCGGAACCGGCACGCCGAGCCATCGCCGACCGGCTTAGTCTGGACCCGGAGGAAGTATTGGTAGGAAACGGTGCCACCGAGCTAATCAGCCTGCTGGTCAGGGTGCTACGCCCCGGTCGGGTCTGGGTGGTCGAGCCCTGCTATTCCGAATACCGGGCGGCGGCCGAGTCCTGCGGCCTCCCGGTTATGCGCCTGCCCTACCAGGTGGTGGGCGAGTGCTTTGAGCCGGCATGGGATCTGCTGCGGCCGGCGGCGGGCGACATGGTTTTTCTGGGTTATCCCAACAACCCCACCGGGCAGTTTCCGGACCGGCACCGTTTGGAAAACATATTGGCGACCAACGGAGTGCAGTGGGTTTTGGACGAGTCCTTCCGAGCCTTTTGCGATCCCTCGGGGTCGTGCTCACCGGCCTTACCCCCGCGCGCGCCCACGACCGGGGTGATTGCCGTACGCTCAATGACCAAGTTCTTTGCCGTTCCCGGGTTGCGCCTCGGCTACCTCGTCGGGGTAAGGGAAACGGTGGCCAAGCTCATGGCGGCCAAGGATCCTTGGAGTGTGAACGGTCTGGCCGAACACCTGGCCGGCCTGCTGCTGGCCGATGAGTCCTATGCGGAGCGCACCAGGAGATTCGTCAGCGCCGAGCGGGAACGAGTATCCTCACGTCTTGCGGCTGAGGGTGTTCGAGTCTATCCCGCAGAAGCCAATTTCCTGCTCGGTGTGCTTCCGGAGGATAAGACGGTGAAAACGTTGAACGCCTGCCTGAAACAACAGGGGATGGTGGTGCGCGACGCCTCCACCTTTGCGGGTTTAACCGAACGGCACTTCCGGGTGGGACTACGCACGCCGCCGGAGAACGACCGTCTGATCGCGGCCCTGGCCGGATTTGTCCGGAGTCGATACAAATAA
- a CDS encoding cobyrinate a,c-diamide synthase, translating into MLDERSKRKRHSPRLLIAAPSSGQGKTTVTLGLLRALSRHGLTVQPFKIGPDYIDPGHHTRAAGRASRNLDGWLIGSAASQELFQRAAAGADISIVEGVMGLFDGLGDGSSRASSAEMARLLALPVILVVDVAAQGASAAATVLGFQSFDPAVRIAGVILNRVGSERHASLVEQAIAKHCGVPVLGALPRNEELVIPERHLGLHTVAEQPWEPVYDRLAGSVEQNVRLDLLRLLAAEAPPLPEAEFRLFTALPDRTVCRVGVALDEAFNFLYADNLDLMRLSGAELVFFSLLRDGAVPPGCTLLYIGGGYPELHARTLAANRAMLDSVREFARSGGRIYGECGGLMFLGEGLTDPDGNDHQMAGLLPVRTTMAGRRLTLGYVEARSETDSVILGRGEQVRAHMFHYSEAETLPGGKTCLTVRQAVGTTVRRDGWQAGSVFGSYLHLHFASAPQVLRRLLGGRV; encoded by the coding sequence ATGCTGGATGAAAGAAGTAAGCGGAAACGACATTCCCCCCGGCTGCTTATTGCCGCGCCGTCCAGCGGCCAGGGTAAGACCACGGTTACGCTCGGGCTGCTGCGCGCGCTCTCCAGGCATGGCCTGACGGTACAGCCCTTCAAGATCGGGCCCGATTACATCGACCCCGGACACCACACCCGGGCGGCCGGGCGGGCTTCCCGCAACCTGGACGGCTGGCTGATCGGATCTGCGGCCTCGCAGGAGCTTTTCCAGCGGGCCGCAGCGGGTGCGGATATCTCCATAGTGGAAGGCGTGATGGGCCTTTTTGACGGATTGGGCGACGGTTCCTCCCGCGCTTCCAGTGCGGAGATGGCCCGTCTGCTGGCGCTTCCGGTGATCCTGGTGGTGGACGTTGCCGCTCAGGGTGCGAGCGCAGCCGCGACGGTGCTTGGTTTTCAAAGCTTTGACCCCGCGGTGCGGATCGCGGGGGTCATTCTGAACCGGGTCGGTTCCGAACGGCATGCCTCGCTGGTTGAGCAGGCCATCGCCAAGCACTGCGGTGTGCCGGTGCTGGGGGCGCTCCCCCGGAATGAGGAGCTGGTAATCCCGGAACGGCACCTGGGGCTTCATACGGTCGCCGAGCAGCCTTGGGAACCGGTCTATGACCGGCTGGCCGGAAGTGTTGAGCAAAACGTCCGTCTGGATTTGCTCCGGCTGCTGGCCGCGGAGGCTCCGCCGTTGCCCGAGGCCGAGTTCCGGCTCTTTACTGCCCTACCGGACCGTACGGTCTGCCGGGTCGGGGTGGCCCTGGATGAGGCTTTCAACTTTCTATATGCGGACAACCTGGACCTGATGCGCTTAAGCGGCGCGGAGTTGGTATTTTTTAGCCTATTGCGGGACGGGGCCGTCCCTCCCGGATGCACGCTGCTCTACATTGGAGGCGGCTACCCCGAACTGCACGCCCGCACCCTGGCGGCAAACCGGGCAATGCTGGATTCCGTCCGGGAGTTTGCCCGAAGCGGAGGCAGGATCTATGGCGAGTGTGGGGGGTTGATGTTTTTGGGGGAGGGGCTGACCGATCCGGACGGGAACGATCATCAAATGGCCGGCCTACTGCCTGTACGGACCACTATGGCTGGACGCAGGCTCACGCTCGGTTACGTTGAGGCCCGGTCGGAAACCGACTCGGTGATCCTTGGTCGCGGGGAACAAGTGCGTGCTCACATGTTCCATTATTCTGAAGCCGAAACCCTGCCGGGGGGTAAAACCTGTTTAACCGTTCGTCAGGCCGTCGGGACAACGGTACGCCGGGACGGCTGGCAGGCGGGATCGGTCTTCGGCTCTTACCTGCACCTGCATTTTGCCTCGGCGCCGCAAGTACTCCGGCGTCTGCTGGGGGGCAGGGTATGA
- the cobJ gene encoding precorrin-3B C(17)-methyltransferase has translation MVAGIGPGDAVHLTPAVRAALAEADVVAGYDLYLNLVRDRLAGKQLIAGGMRREVERVRAAVAAAEEGRRVCVVSSGDAGIYGLAGLVLEELARRDLVLNFRVVPGVTASLAAAALLGAPLAHDHAVISLSDLLTPLEAIERRVRAAAEADFVLALYNVRSRTRTAPFEAALRILRATRPPGTPVGIVRNAFRDGQERRITMLDELTLDDADMRTLLVVGSSQTFVWRGYMITRRGYCLGGGR, from the coding sequence GTGGTCGCCGGAATCGGGCCGGGTGACGCGGTACACCTGACACCGGCCGTCCGGGCGGCGCTGGCGGAGGCGGATGTGGTGGCCGGGTACGACCTATACCTGAATTTGGTCCGTGACCGGCTGGCCGGTAAACAATTGATTGCCGGCGGGATGCGGCGCGAGGTAGAGCGGGTGCGGGCTGCAGTTGCGGCGGCGGAGGAGGGGCGGCGGGTCTGTGTGGTGTCCAGCGGGGATGCCGGTATTTACGGACTTGCCGGACTGGTGCTGGAGGAGTTGGCCCGTCGCGACCTGGTCCTGAATTTCCGGGTGGTGCCGGGGGTAACCGCCTCTCTGGCCGCAGCCGCGCTCCTGGGAGCTCCCCTGGCCCACGACCACGCCGTGATCTCCCTGTCCGACCTGCTCACGCCGCTTGAGGCGATTGAACGCCGGGTACGGGCGGCGGCCGAAGCCGACTTCGTACTGGCCCTCTACAACGTTCGTTCCCGGACGCGGACGGCGCCTTTCGAGGCGGCGCTCAGGATTCTGCGGGCAACCCGCCCGCCCGGAACACCGGTGGGGATTGTACGCAATGCCTTCCGCGACGGGCAGGAACGGCGCATCACCATGCTTGATGAACTTACGCTGGATGACGCCGACATGCGCACCCTGCTGGTGGTGGGCTCCAGCCAAACCTTTGTCTGGCGCGGATACATGATTACCCGGCGCGGCTACTGTTTGGGAGGTGGGAGGTGA